CGGAATCCGCGGATCCCAAAACGGTGGCCATGATGCAAGCGCTGAAGCAGCAAATCGCCGCTTCGGAAGAATCGCCAGCGGTAGAAGAGAAAGCCGAGATCGCGCCAATTCTATTTCCCCTGCGAGATTGACGCGCGTAATGCAGACCAGCGGGTGCTGCGCTGCGTCAAGAATTCACGACCATCTTATCGCAGTTCCCCTGCGGTAAGATGGTGGTTGATCCGTTTCCTAGGGATCCGCGGAAAGGAACGAAGACACCGGGAAATCAAAAATGCAAATCGACTTGGAAGCGAATAAGCAGAACGCGATCGCCTTCTACCGCACCGCGTTTGTCGGAGATCCGATGAAGGCGGTCGAGTTATACGTGGGCGCCGAATACATTCAGCACAATCCGCTCGTTGGCGACGGCAAGCAGGCGTTCATCGACTATTTCACAGAGATGCAGGTTCAATATCCTGAAAAGAAAATCCAGTTTGTACGCGCCGTCGCCGAAGGAGATCTGGTCGCGTTGCACACGCATCAGACTTGGCCAGGCGACGAAGAATATGTGACGATGGACTTCTTCCGCTTCGATGGGGACGGGAAAATAGTTGAACACTGGGACTCGATTCAGCAAATCCCAGCGATGTCCAAAAACGGAAATTCCATGTATTGATACTCCGATCTCAAAGCCGAGCGAGACGCATCGGCTATTTCTTCAGGTCCAGATTGCAGTCCATCTCCGCCGGAACCGCTTCACCCACTTCATCGACCGGGTGCGTAAACAAGTAGCGCCAGACGGCTTCATGGACGTAGTTGCCGTCGGCGTCTTTGATCGCCGAGCCGCCGGGAGTGACGCTGCCGTGGGCGCGTCGTGCGTCGTTTTTCACATCGCCTGCGGTGATCAGGCGCCGTGTTGATTCGTACGGAGCAGGAACCTGGTCAACGTCGACGATCGGGCCGAACTTGTTCAGGCCCAGCATTTGCCAGGAGCGGCAGTAGTGGTCGCCGGTCCAGCCGCCGTCTAGGACGTGGCTGAATCCAAAGTAGCGATTCTCGGGCGTCGCCGACGGCAGGCCTTGCCAAGAATCCAATTGATCACGCGGGCCGCAGAACATGACGACGCGGGCCACCTTTTGATGCTTCGCGAAGCGGGCCGATGTGGTCGAGCCGTGCGAACTGCCTGCCATGATCACCTTGTCCCACTGTAGATCGGTCTTGTCTTCGTTGAGAAACTGTCCCCAGTTCCCCGCCGGGTTTTCTTTCGCGAGCCATTTCACCAGTTGTAAGCTGCGCTGGGCCATGCTGTCCGCCTTGGGGATATCGACCAGCGGGCTAGAATCTTCGCCGGTCGCAGCTTCCAAGCGAATCTTGCCGAGACTAACTCCGTCATCACGATCTTTCGCTTTGAGCGTTCCGAACCAGCGATTCGCGTAGTGCGGCTGAATGCCGTGCAGACCGTAGCTCGTGATTCGGTCGAACAGGCCGCCGTTGTACCCCATCAACCAAATGACCAACTTCCCGCGCTGCGCAGCGCGGGTGTCAACCATCGCATGCTGCACGTCTTGCGGTTTTCCTTTGTCATCTTGGAAGATAAAGCCAAGTTCGGGATGCGCTTGGGCGTCCGGATTTATTTCGCTGGCCCGCACGCTGAGGTGAAATTTTTGCGGTAGGCTGGCTTTCAGAAACGTGGCGACTTGTTCCCCCAAAAACTGATTTCCAGCGCTGGTAAAGTGAACGTCGTTGGGGTTCTGCAGTTCTTCCAGACGCGGCGTGATCGCGGTGAACAGATCATCGATGGCAACGCCATGTTCTTTCATTACTTTCGCGGCGGTCGCGTTGCGCTCGACCATCGACTTGGCGGTGAATTTTCCTGGGACGTCGGGGATCGGAGTCGAACTAGCCCAGGCGACCTTCGCGCCGGTTTTCTGCATTCGCTCCACCAGTTGTTCGAGCCGCGCGGCGTAATCGGTCAGCGGCGTCGCACGATCGTGAATCCCAAAGTTAAAGTGGATCAGATCCCATTTGTCGTCACCGAGCCAAACGTCGAGCTTCTTCAATCCGGTCGCGGTCGGTCCGCAGTTGGCCGGAGCCCGATGCACGTTGGCGATTCCCGCTAGTTCTTTACGCACCGTCTGCGTATAGGCCCGCGAGACCGAATCGCCGATCAGCAGCACGCGCGGCAGCGCCGGGTCGTCGGTGACAAAGTCCCATGCATTCGATTTACCGGCCACTTTTTCTCGTTTGTGGATCGGCAGATAGAAGCCGCCGAGTTCGGCTTGTAGCGTATTCTCCCAGGCCTGTTGGTCTGGCGTCAAAGTAGCGAACCAGGCTTGGTACTTCTTTTCGAGTTCGGCTGCTTCTTGCAGTTTTTGGGCGGCCGCTTCGTCGGCGTTGGTCGGCTCGGTATTGGAAGGCGTCTGCGTGGTTTGCGCTTGGGCGGTGACAGCCAACAGTAGCAGCACGATCAGACAACGCAGGAAGCAATTCATGATGTGGATTCCGGTGTGGTGAAAGTTACACCATGCAAGCAGAAGTGCATTGGCAGGGGAATTCATTGTCGCTGGACCTGCGGCACACAGCAACTAGTTGGGATGCAGCCTGAGTAATGCGGAAGAGCGGAAGACTTGTGATGTATTTGCTGGTTTTGGGGGCGGATTTCTTCCCTCGGTAGGCAAAGAGGATAAAATCTTGGATTGGCTGAAAAAAAACGACGGCAGATTGCATATAATATCCAACATGAAAACCGTAGATGAAATGCAGGCCGTCCTGCCGACGTCCGTCAGTGATCTTACGAAGCCGCTCCAGCGAGGGGGGCTTCGATCGCAGGTTAGTCAACGATTGGCGATCGCCATCTTTGCGCATCACTTTCAACCGGGTGAGAAGCTAACAGTTCAGCCGTTGGCGGAGCAATTCGGCGTGAGTCGAACCCCGGTTCGGGAAGCATTGATGGAACTGGAATCTTTGGGAATGGTGGATGTCCTGCCGCACAAAGGGGTTCGAGTCCGCGAGTTTGGTCCCCAAGAGGCGCGTGAGTTGTGCCATGTCCGAAAAATTTTGGAACGCGAAGCGATCCGTTGTGCTTGTGGGAACATTCCCCGTGAGCAGCTTGAATCGTTGCAACAAGACCTGATGCAAGTGATCGCGGCGCCCCCGAGCATGGCCTCCAGTAAAGCGACGCGCGAGATCGATGCGCGTCTGCATGCGACGATCGCGTTCTATTGCCAGAATCGACGTTTGAAGGAAGAGATCACACGCTATTCGACGATTTACAAAGCATTGAGCGACGCCTATTACATCGTGCTCCAAACCTCCGAGCGTTACGTCAGAACGGAAGAAAACCTGGAGCATCTGGCGATCGTCAACGCGCTGCTATCCGAGGATCCCGAAGCTTCGCAGCAGGCGCTAGGGATTCATCTGGATACCTGGTTGGATGACTATATTGCCGAGCGATTTACGGAAACCAACGTAGGCTAGAGCGGTTTCCTGCTAGCTGACCCATTTTGATTTTCCAGCGATTGAAAGTGAAGAGGGTGCTGCGCGGCACGCATCGACATCAGCCGTGCGGCTGATTTTGGGGGAGAAGCTAGACGACAGGGGACTCTTTGTTCAGCTTGCTGAAAAGCGCTCGAAGCTTGTCTTGGGCGATTTTTCTCTGTTAATGCGGGCTTAACGGGTAGTATCTGGCTGGTAATTCACAAGCGGCCAACTAGAGTTCAACTCTTACCAACCGGCGAGTCAGGTTCCTCGCTGCGGAGCAAATCTGGTGGAATCTTTCCGCTGGACCTATTTGCTAGCTGGTTCCAACGCGCGTTGGGATGTGACAAGAACCATAGACTAGGCATGGATTGTCTCCCCTAGAGAGGGTGAATGGCTGATTTTCAGCAATTTTCCCAAGCTTGGACTTGTTCATCGGGTTTGCCAGGCTTACTGTAATATGCAATATGCAAAATAATGTTCGATCGATTGAGGAGCCCCATGGCGAGTAAGAAATCCATCACCCGTAGAGCCGTATTGAAAGCCGCCGCGGCTGGCGTGTCGGGCGTCGTTGCCGGATCGGTCCTGTCAGGGGACGTCCATGGGGCAGATGCGAATTCGAGTGCAACTGCCGCAGATCCCAAGATCCGTGGCCCGTTTCCGATTTTGTCGACACCATTCACCGAAGATGGGCAGGTCGATTACGACGTCTTAGCGAAAGAAGCCAAGTTCGTCGCTTGGGCGGGGACGCCCGGCATGATTTGGCCCCAGTCTGGCGACAGCATCGATCTATTGACCACCGACGAAAAACGAAAAGGGATGGAGGTCCTCGCCGAGGCGACACGCGGGCTATCGACGGCCCTTTGTCTAGGCGTTCAGGGGAACGATACGGAAGAGATGCTGGAGTTTGCCGAGCATGCCGAAAAATTGGCGCCGGCGGCGATTATCTCGCGTCCGCCTGACTCGGGGAAGACGGAAGAAGATCTTCGCCAATATTGGCGCGCTTTGGCCGCGGTAGCGACTCGTCCGGTGATCCTGCAAACGACCGGCGGCGTCGCTTACAAAGGGCCGCTCCCTTCGCCGAAGCTGATGATCGAATTGGCGGAAGAGTTCCCGCACTTTGGATACATAAAAGAGGAAGCCGGCGACGTGCTAGGCCGGATGAAAACTTCGCTTGCAGCGCGGCCGCCGGTACGCCGCGTCTTCAGTGCACGCGGAGGAACGCATTGGGTCGAAGAATCACGACTCGGCTCCGAAGGGGTGATCACCGAACGTGCGGCGTATGCCGACGTGCTAACCCGCATCTGGGAATTACAGCAAAGCGGCGAAGATCCAGAAACGCTGAAAGACGTCTTCGGCAAGTTCCTGGCCATGGTCAAAGTGAAACCGGGCGGCCTGCGCGACGCCAACTTGTACATTTGGAAAAAACGGGGCGTCTTCAAGAACTTGGTTTCTCGCAATTATGGACCCGGCCGCTCCACTCCCACTTCGCCGATTGTTTCTGAATTCAAAATGAATGAAGAGAAGATTGCCGAAGTCGAGAAACGATTTGAGGCGCTGAACCCGTACCTGATTGAGGTAACGCCTGATTTATCTAAGCCGTCTTAGAGCCCTCGGGAGAGATCGGCTTTACTAGCGAACTCCACGTATTTTCCGTGGGAAACAAGAAGCGACCGCAATAGAAAATTCACCATGTATCGACCTAATCGCCGAAAAGCACTGCAGCACATCGCGGCCAGCACCATCGCCGCTTCGTTCACGATCTCCGGCACGAAGTCGTCGGGCCAAGTCATTGGCGCTAACGAGCGCGTGCGCGTCGCGATCGCCGGCATCAACGGCCGTGGGCAGGTCCACATGGGTGTCTTTGGCGGAATGAAGAATGTGGAGATCGCCTATCTGGTCGATCCCGATAGCCGGCTCTTCAAGCCGCGAAGCGCCACAGTCGAGCAACAGACGGGAAAAAAGCCGACATGCGTACAAGATGTCCGCAAAGCGTTGGAAGACCCGTCGTTAGACGTCGTCTCAATTGTCACCCCCAATCATTGGCACGCTTTGATGACGATCTGGGCTTGCCAGGCAGGCAAAGACGTCTATGTCGAAAAGCCCTGCAGTCACAATGTGGTCGAAGGCCGGCGGATGGTCGAAGCGGCTCAGAAATATGACCGCATCGTCCAGCATGGCACGCAGTGGCGCTCCGATCCCAAGTGGCGCGCCTACACGGCCGACATTCGCGGCGGCAAGTATGGCAAACTGCAGACCGCCAATATTGAAATTTTCCGGCCTCGCAAGAGTATCGGGACCACGACTCCGGTGAAACCGCCGCGCGAACTCGACTACGATCTTTGGGTAGGACCAGCTCCGTTGCATCCGTACCGGACGAATCTCGTTCACTATCAATGGCACTGGATCTGGGACTACGGCAACGGCGAAGTCGGCAATCTCGGTTCGCACGAATTTGAGATGGCCCGCTGGGCGATGCCGGAAGACGCGACGCCGCAAAGCGTCGTCAGTATGGGCGGTCGCTACGGTTATAAAGACCAAGGCCAAACCCCCAACACGCAATTGACGGCCTACGATTTCGGCGAAACAAAATTGATTTGCCAACAACGGGGTCTCGACTACGACAGTCCGATCAGGATGGCGATCGAATTCTATACCGACCAAGGCGTGATTCGCGGCGGCAAGTTCTTTCCCCAGGGGAAGCAAGCCGGCGAAGTGATTGCCGATGCGCCTGCGGATGGGTTGCCCGAGAATTACGCTCGCGCGCATTTTCAGAATTTCATTGATTGTGTGCGCAGCCGAAAAAGTGAGAACCTCAACAGCGACGTCTTGGATGGTCACCAGACGGCGGTGTTGGCGCACTTGGGCAACATCTCGTATCGCCTGGGCGAAGAGGTTCCCTTCGGCAAGCAACCTACCGAATTGATTGACAATCCGTTGGCCGACGAATCTTTTGACAGCATGAAGCGGCACTTGGTCAACGTCGCCGGAGTCGATTTGTCGAGCGCCTCCTATCGACTTGGTCCTACGCTTCACTTTGACGGACAGGCCGAAGAGTTTGTGGGGAGCCCCGCGGCGAATCAACTGTTGAGTGGAACCTATCGAGCCGGTTTCAAATTGCCTTCAACCGCCAGCTGACGCCTGATTGCGTTGCCGGCGGAATCCATATCCATTTTTTGCACGATAAATACACGTTTTATGTATTTCTTTTCCATCTTCATTTCATCTTTCTAATCTAAATACGGAGACCGTGATGCTCAAAGACCCATTACGACATAGACATGGCTTTACGCTGGTCGAGCTACTGGTGGTGATCGCTATTATCGGCGTGTTGA
The nucleotide sequence above comes from Blastopirellula sp. J2-11. Encoded proteins:
- a CDS encoding nuclear transport factor 2 family protein — encoded protein: MQIDLEANKQNAIAFYRTAFVGDPMKAVELYVGAEYIQHNPLVGDGKQAFIDYFTEMQVQYPEKKIQFVRAVAEGDLVALHTHQTWPGDEEYVTMDFFRFDGDGKIVEHWDSIQQIPAMSKNGNSMY
- a CDS encoding SGNH/GDSL hydrolase family protein, whose translation is MNCFLRCLIVLLLLAVTAQAQTTQTPSNTEPTNADEAAAQKLQEAAELEKKYQAWFATLTPDQQAWENTLQAELGGFYLPIHKREKVAGKSNAWDFVTDDPALPRVLLIGDSVSRAYTQTVRKELAGIANVHRAPANCGPTATGLKKLDVWLGDDKWDLIHFNFGIHDRATPLTDYAARLEQLVERMQKTGAKVAWASSTPIPDVPGKFTAKSMVERNATAAKVMKEHGVAIDDLFTAITPRLEELQNPNDVHFTSAGNQFLGEQVATFLKASLPQKFHLSVRASEINPDAQAHPELGFIFQDDKGKPQDVQHAMVDTRAAQRGKLVIWLMGYNGGLFDRITSYGLHGIQPHYANRWFGTLKAKDRDDGVSLGKIRLEAATGEDSSPLVDIPKADSMAQRSLQLVKWLAKENPAGNWGQFLNEDKTDLQWDKVIMAGSSHGSTTSARFAKHQKVARVVMFCGPRDQLDSWQGLPSATPENRYFGFSHVLDGGWTGDHYCRSWQMLGLNKFGPIVDVDQVPAPYESTRRLITAGDVKNDARRAHGSVTPGGSAIKDADGNYVHEAVWRYLFTHPVDEVGEAVPAEMDCNLDLKK
- a CDS encoding GntR family transcriptional regulator, whose translation is MKTVDEMQAVLPTSVSDLTKPLQRGGLRSQVSQRLAIAIFAHHFQPGEKLTVQPLAEQFGVSRTPVREALMELESLGMVDVLPHKGVRVREFGPQEARELCHVRKILEREAIRCACGNIPREQLESLQQDLMQVIAAPPSMASSKATREIDARLHATIAFYCQNRRLKEEITRYSTIYKALSDAYYIVLQTSERYVRTEENLEHLAIVNALLSEDPEASQQALGIHLDTWLDDYIAERFTETNVG
- a CDS encoding dihydrodipicolinate synthase family protein; amino-acid sequence: MASKKSITRRAVLKAAAAGVSGVVAGSVLSGDVHGADANSSATAADPKIRGPFPILSTPFTEDGQVDYDVLAKEAKFVAWAGTPGMIWPQSGDSIDLLTTDEKRKGMEVLAEATRGLSTALCLGVQGNDTEEMLEFAEHAEKLAPAAIISRPPDSGKTEEDLRQYWRALAAVATRPVILQTTGGVAYKGPLPSPKLMIELAEEFPHFGYIKEEAGDVLGRMKTSLAARPPVRRVFSARGGTHWVEESRLGSEGVITERAAYADVLTRIWELQQSGEDPETLKDVFGKFLAMVKVKPGGLRDANLYIWKKRGVFKNLVSRNYGPGRSTPTSPIVSEFKMNEEKIAEVEKRFEALNPYLIEVTPDLSKPS
- a CDS encoding Gfo/Idh/MocA family protein, with translation MYRPNRRKALQHIAASTIAASFTISGTKSSGQVIGANERVRVAIAGINGRGQVHMGVFGGMKNVEIAYLVDPDSRLFKPRSATVEQQTGKKPTCVQDVRKALEDPSLDVVSIVTPNHWHALMTIWACQAGKDVYVEKPCSHNVVEGRRMVEAAQKYDRIVQHGTQWRSDPKWRAYTADIRGGKYGKLQTANIEIFRPRKSIGTTTPVKPPRELDYDLWVGPAPLHPYRTNLVHYQWHWIWDYGNGEVGNLGSHEFEMARWAMPEDATPQSVVSMGGRYGYKDQGQTPNTQLTAYDFGETKLICQQRGLDYDSPIRMAIEFYTDQGVIRGGKFFPQGKQAGEVIADAPADGLPENYARAHFQNFIDCVRSRKSENLNSDVLDGHQTAVLAHLGNISYRLGEEVPFGKQPTELIDNPLADESFDSMKRHLVNVAGVDLSSASYRLGPTLHFDGQAEEFVGSPAANQLLSGTYRAGFKLPSTAS